From a single Gaiellales bacterium genomic region:
- a CDS encoding Stf0 family sulfotransferase — protein sequence MFPNLTYLTVTRRDKVRQAVSLWRAQNADRAAGDRLTYSHAAIAHLIRDIEDHEFGWRAFFRESGVEPFEVVYEDFAASYEDALREILRHVGFPEADTVAIATPTRRRQADDLSQRWTERYKAESGRLAHA from the coding sequence TCACCGTCACCCGCCGCGACAAGGTGCGCCAGGCGGTGTCGCTGTGGCGGGCGCAGAACGCGGATCGCGCCGCCGGTGACCGCCTCACCTACAGCCACGCCGCCATCGCCCACCTGATCAGGGACATCGAGGATCACGAGTTCGGCTGGCGGGCGTTCTTCCGCGAGAGCGGCGTCGAGCCGTTCGAGGTCGTCTACGAGGACTTCGCGGCCAGCTACGAGGACGCGCTCCGCGAGATCCTGCGCCACGTCGGCTTCCCCGAGGCCGACACCGTCGCGATCGCGACGCCGACGCGGCGCCGTCAGGCCGACGACCTCTCGCAGCGCTGGACCGAGCGCTACAAGGCCGAGTCCGGCCGGCTCGCGCACGCCTAG
- a CDS encoding alpha/beta family hydrolase encodes MWIDPPAADAVLVLAHGAGSGMRSPFMAGFSEEIGRLGVATLRFEFPYMQAGRRAPDRPPVLIDAWREAFVEGASRAAGRPVFAGGKSMGGRIASMASAEGMPAAGLVFLGYPLHPPGRPEKIRDAHLSDVPVPMLFLQGSRDSFARPDLLAGVIARLGPRAEYVEVTGGDHSFRVPGGPRDAAVIGASLAEPAARFIRAV; translated from the coding sequence ATGTGGATCGACCCGCCCGCCGCGGACGCCGTGCTCGTGCTCGCCCACGGCGCCGGCTCGGGCATGCGCTCGCCGTTCATGGCCGGCTTCAGCGAGGAGATCGGGCGCCTGGGCGTGGCGACGCTGCGGTTCGAGTTCCCCTACATGCAGGCGGGGCGGCGCGCGCCCGACCGGCCGCCGGTGCTGATCGACGCGTGGCGGGAGGCGTTCGTGGAGGGCGCGTCCAGGGCGGCCGGCCGGCCGGTGTTCGCGGGCGGCAAGTCGATGGGGGGCCGCATCGCCTCGATGGCCTCCGCCGAGGGCATGCCGGCGGCGGGGCTCGTCTTCCTCGGCTACCCGCTCCATCCGCCCGGGCGGCCGGAGAAGATCCGCGACGCCCATCTGTCCGACGTGCCGGTGCCGATGCTCTTCCTGCAGGGCTCGCGCGACAGCTTCGCCCGGCCCGACCTGCTCGCCGGCGTGATCGCCCGGCTCGGCCCGCGGGCCGAGTACGTCGAGGTGACGGGCGGCGACCATTCGTTCCGAGTGCCCGGCGGCCCGCGCGACGCCGCGGTGATCGGCGCGTCGCTGGCCGAGCCGGCGGCGCGGTTCATTCGAGCCGTCTGA
- a CDS encoding GNAT family N-acetyltransferase, protein MAARFVIRPPAADELARLVEIEAAAGQAFADHGMPEIAADDPGSPEELEAYRTAGLAWVAADGDGPVAYLLAAEVDGCLHVEQVSVAPAQAGRGIGAGLIDHLAGAARADGRPALTLTTFRDIPWNAPYYARLGFTELPEGEWGPQLRALVAHEATAIPGDHPRVAMIRRLE, encoded by the coding sequence ATGGCTGCTCGATTCGTGATCCGCCCGCCGGCGGCGGACGAGCTGGCCCGGCTGGTCGAGATCGAGGCGGCCGCCGGGCAGGCCTTCGCCGACCACGGCATGCCCGAGATCGCCGCCGACGACCCGGGCTCACCCGAGGAGCTCGAGGCGTACCGGACGGCGGGCCTGGCATGGGTCGCGGCCGACGGCGACGGCCCGGTCGCCTACCTGCTCGCCGCGGAGGTGGACGGCTGCCTGCACGTCGAGCAGGTGAGCGTCGCCCCGGCCCAGGCCGGCCGCGGCATCGGCGCCGGGCTGATCGACCACCTCGCCGGAGCCGCCCGCGCCGACGGACGCCCCGCGCTCACGCTGACGACCTTCCGCGACATCCCCTGGAACGCGCCCTACTACGCGCGGCTCGGCTTCACGGAGCTGCCGGAGGGCGAGTGGGGGCCGCAGCTGCGGGCGCTCGTCGCGCACGAGGCGACCGCCATCCCGGGCGACCACCCGCGGGTGGCGATGATCAGACGGCTCGAATGA